A DNA window from Vigna angularis cultivar LongXiaoDou No.4 chromosome 1, ASM1680809v1, whole genome shotgun sequence contains the following coding sequences:
- the LOC108319848 gene encoding stearoyl-[acyl-carrier-protein] 9-desaturase, chloroplastic isoform X2: MLREVENIKKPFTPPREVHVQVTHSMPPQKIEIFKSLEDWAEQNVLTLLKPVEKCWQPQDFLPDPSADGFDEQVRELRERAKELPDDYFVVLVGDMITEEALPTYQTMLNTLDGVRDETGASLTSWAVWTRAWTAEENRHGDLLNKYLYLCGRVDMRQIEKTIQYLIGSGMDPRTENSPYLGFIYTSFQERATFISHGNTARLAKEHGDIKLAQICGMIASDEKRHETAYTKIVEKLFEVDPDGTVMAFADMMRKKIAMPAHLMYDGLDDNLFDNYSAVAQRIGVYTAKDYADILEFLVGRWKVEDLTGLSSEGRKAQDYVCGLPPRIRRLEERAQARVKESSKIRFSWIHDREVLL; encoded by the exons ATGCTCAG AGAGGTTGAAAATATTAAGAAGCCTTTCACGCCTCCGAGAGAAGTGCATGTTCAAGTGACCCATTCTATGCCTCCCCAGAAGATTGAGATTTTCAAATCGTTGGAGGATTGGGCTGAGCAGAACGTCTTGACTCTCCTTAAACCTGTAGAAAAATGTTGGCAACCACAGGATTTTTTACCAGATCCTTCTGCAGATGGATTTGACGAGCAGGTGAGAGAACTGAGAGAGAGAGCAAAGGAGCTTCCTGATGATTACTTTGTTGTTCTGGTTGGAGACATGATCACGGAGGAAGCCCTTCCTACTTATCAAACAATGTTAAATACATTGGATGGAGTTCGTGATGAAACAGGCGCTAGCCTTACTTCCTGGGCAGTTTGGACTAGGgcatggactgctgaagaaaatagacaCGGTGATCTTCTTAATAAGTATCTTTACTTATGTGGACGAGTTGACATGAGACAAATTGAGAAGACAATTCAGTACTTGATTGGATCTGGAATG GATCCTCGGACTGAGAACAGTCCCTACCTTGGTTTCATTTACACTTCATTTCAAGAGAGGGCAACCTTCATATCCCACGGAAACACAGCCAGGCTTGCTAAGGAGCATGGTGATATAAAGTTGGCCCAGATCTGCGGCATGATTGCCTCGGATGAGAAACGCCATGAGACTGCATACACAAAGATAGTGGAAAAGCTGTTTGAGGTTGACCCTGATGGAACTGTTATGGCGTTTGCAGACATGATGAGGAAGAAAATTGCCATGCCAGCACATCTTATGTATGATGGCCTTGACGACAACCTGTTTGATAACTACTCTGCTGTAGCCCAACGCATTGGGGTCTATACTGCCAAGGACTATGCTGATATACTTGAATTTCTGGTGGGGAGGTGGAAGGTGGAGGATCTAACAGGACTATCAAGCGAGGGAAGGAAGGCTCAGGATTACGTTTGTGGGCTGCCACCAAGAATCAGAAGGTTGGAGGAGAGAGCTCAAGCAAGAGTCAAGGAGTCATCAAAAATTCGGTTCAGTTGGATTCATGACAGGGAAGTACTACTCTAA
- the LOC108319848 gene encoding stearoyl-[acyl-carrier-protein] 9-desaturase, chloroplastic isoform X1 has translation MALRLNPLPTQTFALPQMASLRSPKFRMASTLRSGSKEVENIKKPFTPPREVHVQVTHSMPPQKIEIFKSLEDWAEQNVLTLLKPVEKCWQPQDFLPDPSADGFDEQVRELRERAKELPDDYFVVLVGDMITEEALPTYQTMLNTLDGVRDETGASLTSWAVWTRAWTAEENRHGDLLNKYLYLCGRVDMRQIEKTIQYLIGSGMDPRTENSPYLGFIYTSFQERATFISHGNTARLAKEHGDIKLAQICGMIASDEKRHETAYTKIVEKLFEVDPDGTVMAFADMMRKKIAMPAHLMYDGLDDNLFDNYSAVAQRIGVYTAKDYADILEFLVGRWKVEDLTGLSSEGRKAQDYVCGLPPRIRRLEERAQARVKESSKIRFSWIHDREVLL, from the exons ATGGCTCTCAGACTGAATCCTCTGCCAACCCAAACCTTCGCCCTTCCTCAGATGGCTAGTCTCAGATCTCCCAAGTTCCGCATGGCTTCCACCCTCCGCTCTGGTTCCAA AGAGGTTGAAAATATTAAGAAGCCTTTCACGCCTCCGAGAGAAGTGCATGTTCAAGTGACCCATTCTATGCCTCCCCAGAAGATTGAGATTTTCAAATCGTTGGAGGATTGGGCTGAGCAGAACGTCTTGACTCTCCTTAAACCTGTAGAAAAATGTTGGCAACCACAGGATTTTTTACCAGATCCTTCTGCAGATGGATTTGACGAGCAGGTGAGAGAACTGAGAGAGAGAGCAAAGGAGCTTCCTGATGATTACTTTGTTGTTCTGGTTGGAGACATGATCACGGAGGAAGCCCTTCCTACTTATCAAACAATGTTAAATACATTGGATGGAGTTCGTGATGAAACAGGCGCTAGCCTTACTTCCTGGGCAGTTTGGACTAGGgcatggactgctgaagaaaatagacaCGGTGATCTTCTTAATAAGTATCTTTACTTATGTGGACGAGTTGACATGAGACAAATTGAGAAGACAATTCAGTACTTGATTGGATCTGGAATG GATCCTCGGACTGAGAACAGTCCCTACCTTGGTTTCATTTACACTTCATTTCAAGAGAGGGCAACCTTCATATCCCACGGAAACACAGCCAGGCTTGCTAAGGAGCATGGTGATATAAAGTTGGCCCAGATCTGCGGCATGATTGCCTCGGATGAGAAACGCCATGAGACTGCATACACAAAGATAGTGGAAAAGCTGTTTGAGGTTGACCCTGATGGAACTGTTATGGCGTTTGCAGACATGATGAGGAAGAAAATTGCCATGCCAGCACATCTTATGTATGATGGCCTTGACGACAACCTGTTTGATAACTACTCTGCTGTAGCCCAACGCATTGGGGTCTATACTGCCAAGGACTATGCTGATATACTTGAATTTCTGGTGGGGAGGTGGAAGGTGGAGGATCTAACAGGACTATCAAGCGAGGGAAGGAAGGCTCAGGATTACGTTTGTGGGCTGCCACCAAGAATCAGAAGGTTGGAGGAGAGAGCTCAAGCAAGAGTCAAGGAGTCATCAAAAATTCGGTTCAGTTGGATTCATGACAGGGAAGTACTACTCTAA
- the LOC108347543 gene encoding protein IQ-DOMAIN 14 isoform X1 has translation MGKKGSWFSAIKRVFTHHSKGKQDADNKGTKEKKKSLGKLKHGETNSFIPLFREPSSIEKIFGDFEREQQLLGLRPATPPERPKTPPYVPPRAPSPRPPSPRAPSPRAASPRASSPRVTSPKAASFRNSHHHKEVGYRPEPTLRHQNASATKIQAVYRGYMARRSFRALKGLVRLQGVVRGQNVKRQTVNAMKHMQLLVRVQSQIQSRRIQMLENQARYQAEFKNDKDAASILGKLTSEAEEWDDSLLTKEEVEARLQRKVEAIIKRERSMAFAYSHQLWKATPKSTHTPVADTRSGGFPWWWNWLERQAPAPAAATPQERQVLKNFQLTPPRPYSEQKTSPRPGSSTQRQQQPHFAFDNMDTPTPKSTKSTIVTSSKPVRTPPYRTPQANSSGSGSKFLRPRGVGANSPFDVPLKDDESLTSCPPFSVPNYMAPTLSAKAKVRASSNPRERLGGTPTSTDSKRRLSFPLSQGIGSFKWSKGFSSKDQRVQDKFQPLDSIGNVSVDSTVSLPARVGRKPFTRFV, from the exons ATGGGAAAGAAGGGGAGTTGGTTTTCTGCAATCAAAAGGGTTTTCACTCACCACTCCAAGGGGAAG CAGGATGCGGATAACAAAGgcacaaaagaaaagaagaaaagtttaGGAAAATTAAAGCATGGAGAGACCAATTCATTCATCCCCCTCTTCAGAGAGCCAAGTAGTATTGAGAAAATCTTTGGGGACTTTGAAAGGGAGCAACAACTACTGGGGTTAAGGCCTGCCACTCCTCCTGAGAGACCCAAAACTCCACCTTATGTCCCTCCAAGAGCTCCTTCTCCTAGGCCTCCTTCTCCAAGGGCTCCTTCTCCAAGGGCTGCTTCTCCCAGGGCTTCTTCCCCGCGAGTTACCTCTCCCAAAGCTGCATCTTTCCGGAATTCTCATCACCACAAGGAGGTTGGCTACAGACCTGAACCAACTTTGAGGCACCAGAATGCCTCAGCTACTAAGATCCAGGCTGTTTACAGAGGTTATATG GCCAGGAGGAGTTTTAGAGCACTAAAGGGTCTGGTGAGGCTCCAAGGAGTAGTAAGAGGACAGAATGTGAAGAGACAGACAGTAAATGCCATGAAACACATGCAACTCTTAGTGCGAGTTCAATCTCAGATTCAGTCTCGAAGGATCCAGATGTTGGAAAACCAGGCACGATATCAAGCTGAGTTCAAGAATGATAAGGATGCAGCAAGTATCTTGGGCAAACTCACT TCTGAAGCAGAAGAGTGGGATGATAGCTTACTTACCAAAGAGGAAGTAGAGGCAAGGTTGCAGAGGAAGGTAGAAGCAATCATCAAAAGAGAAAGATCAATGGCATTTGCATATTCACATCAG CTATGGAAAGCCACTCCAAAATCAACACACACCCCAGTGGCAGATACAAGATCAGGTGGATTTCCTTGGTGGTGGAACTGGTTGGAAAGACAAGCACCTGCACCTGCAGCAGCAACTCCACAAGAAAGACAAGTGCTGAAGAATTTTCAACTGACACCTCCAAGACCATACTCAGAGCAAAAGACTAGTCCAAGACCCGGATCCAGCACTCAAAGACAACAGCAGCCTCATTTTGCTTTTGATAACATGGACACTCCCACACCAAAGTCCACAAAATCAACCATAGTGACATCTTCAAAACCGGTACGAACACCTCCCTATAGAACTCCTCAGGCAAACAGTTCAGGCTCTGGCTCTAAATTTCTGAGACCGAGGGGTGTGGGAGCGAATTCACCCTTTGATGTGCCACTGAAGGATGATGAAAGTCTCACAAGCTGCCCACCATTTTCAGTGCCAAACTACATGGCTCCAACCCTCTCTGCCAAGGCCAAAGTACGTGCCAGTAGTAATCCTAGAGAAAGGCTTGGTGGAACTCCAACAAGTACTGATTCAAAGAGGAGACTCTCATTCCCATTGTCGCAAGGAATAGGGTCTTTCAAGTGGTCTAAAGGGTTCTCAAGCAAGGATCAAAGGGTGCAAGATAAATTTCAGCCACTTGACTCTATAGGAAATGTGAGTGTGGATTCAACAGTGTCTTTGCCCGCAAGGGTGGGAAGAAAGCCTTTTACAagatttgtgtga
- the LOC108347543 gene encoding protein IQ-DOMAIN 14 isoform X2 produces MGKKGSWFSAIKRVFTHHSKGKDADNKGTKEKKKSLGKLKHGETNSFIPLFREPSSIEKIFGDFEREQQLLGLRPATPPERPKTPPYVPPRAPSPRPPSPRAPSPRAASPRASSPRVTSPKAASFRNSHHHKEVGYRPEPTLRHQNASATKIQAVYRGYMARRSFRALKGLVRLQGVVRGQNVKRQTVNAMKHMQLLVRVQSQIQSRRIQMLENQARYQAEFKNDKDAASILGKLTSEAEEWDDSLLTKEEVEARLQRKVEAIIKRERSMAFAYSHQLWKATPKSTHTPVADTRSGGFPWWWNWLERQAPAPAAATPQERQVLKNFQLTPPRPYSEQKTSPRPGSSTQRQQQPHFAFDNMDTPTPKSTKSTIVTSSKPVRTPPYRTPQANSSGSGSKFLRPRGVGANSPFDVPLKDDESLTSCPPFSVPNYMAPTLSAKAKVRASSNPRERLGGTPTSTDSKRRLSFPLSQGIGSFKWSKGFSSKDQRVQDKFQPLDSIGNVSVDSTVSLPARVGRKPFTRFV; encoded by the exons ATGGGAAAGAAGGGGAGTTGGTTTTCTGCAATCAAAAGGGTTTTCACTCACCACTCCAAGGGGAAG GATGCGGATAACAAAGgcacaaaagaaaagaagaaaagtttaGGAAAATTAAAGCATGGAGAGACCAATTCATTCATCCCCCTCTTCAGAGAGCCAAGTAGTATTGAGAAAATCTTTGGGGACTTTGAAAGGGAGCAACAACTACTGGGGTTAAGGCCTGCCACTCCTCCTGAGAGACCCAAAACTCCACCTTATGTCCCTCCAAGAGCTCCTTCTCCTAGGCCTCCTTCTCCAAGGGCTCCTTCTCCAAGGGCTGCTTCTCCCAGGGCTTCTTCCCCGCGAGTTACCTCTCCCAAAGCTGCATCTTTCCGGAATTCTCATCACCACAAGGAGGTTGGCTACAGACCTGAACCAACTTTGAGGCACCAGAATGCCTCAGCTACTAAGATCCAGGCTGTTTACAGAGGTTATATG GCCAGGAGGAGTTTTAGAGCACTAAAGGGTCTGGTGAGGCTCCAAGGAGTAGTAAGAGGACAGAATGTGAAGAGACAGACAGTAAATGCCATGAAACACATGCAACTCTTAGTGCGAGTTCAATCTCAGATTCAGTCTCGAAGGATCCAGATGTTGGAAAACCAGGCACGATATCAAGCTGAGTTCAAGAATGATAAGGATGCAGCAAGTATCTTGGGCAAACTCACT TCTGAAGCAGAAGAGTGGGATGATAGCTTACTTACCAAAGAGGAAGTAGAGGCAAGGTTGCAGAGGAAGGTAGAAGCAATCATCAAAAGAGAAAGATCAATGGCATTTGCATATTCACATCAG CTATGGAAAGCCACTCCAAAATCAACACACACCCCAGTGGCAGATACAAGATCAGGTGGATTTCCTTGGTGGTGGAACTGGTTGGAAAGACAAGCACCTGCACCTGCAGCAGCAACTCCACAAGAAAGACAAGTGCTGAAGAATTTTCAACTGACACCTCCAAGACCATACTCAGAGCAAAAGACTAGTCCAAGACCCGGATCCAGCACTCAAAGACAACAGCAGCCTCATTTTGCTTTTGATAACATGGACACTCCCACACCAAAGTCCACAAAATCAACCATAGTGACATCTTCAAAACCGGTACGAACACCTCCCTATAGAACTCCTCAGGCAAACAGTTCAGGCTCTGGCTCTAAATTTCTGAGACCGAGGGGTGTGGGAGCGAATTCACCCTTTGATGTGCCACTGAAGGATGATGAAAGTCTCACAAGCTGCCCACCATTTTCAGTGCCAAACTACATGGCTCCAACCCTCTCTGCCAAGGCCAAAGTACGTGCCAGTAGTAATCCTAGAGAAAGGCTTGGTGGAACTCCAACAAGTACTGATTCAAAGAGGAGACTCTCATTCCCATTGTCGCAAGGAATAGGGTCTTTCAAGTGGTCTAAAGGGTTCTCAAGCAAGGATCAAAGGGTGCAAGATAAATTTCAGCCACTTGACTCTATAGGAAATGTGAGTGTGGATTCAACAGTGTCTTTGCCCGCAAGGGTGGGAAGAAAGCCTTTTACAagatttgtgtga